One window of Catonella massiliensis genomic DNA carries:
- a CDS encoding DUF3737 family protein has protein sequence MEKISNEVLTGERALFHGKDLDIDSTIFADGESPLKHGENINAVNTMFKWKYPLWYAKDVKVKDSTFFEMARSGIWYGENINIEDTMIEAPKEFRRCDGVNLKNVSIPNANETFWMCKNIRLENVVAKGAYFGLNSENVYLDGLNLYGNYCFDGGKNIEVHNCRLLSKDSFWNTEDVVIYDSFIVGEYFGWNSKNITLINCTVESLQGFCYIENLVMKNCKLVNTALAFEYSTVDVEITGKIDSVFNPKGGTIKAKEIGTLIMDGDNINPDDTKIIVEGEAPKPVTLAEVELISGEGRETELRRRG, from the coding sequence ATGGAGAAGATAAGTAATGAGGTTCTCACGGGAGAACGTGCACTATTCCATGGTAAAGATCTTGATATAGACAGTACAATATTCGCAGATGGAGAATCTCCACTAAAACATGGTGAAAATATAAACGCTGTAAACACAATGTTTAAGTGGAAATATCCGCTTTGGTATGCTAAGGATGTGAAGGTGAAGGACTCCACATTTTTTGAGATGGCGAGGTCCGGAATCTGGTATGGTGAGAACATCAATATAGAGGATACTATGATTGAAGCACCAAAGGAATTCCGTAGATGTGATGGTGTAAACTTAAAGAATGTATCCATTCCGAATGCGAATGAAACCTTTTGGATGTGTAAGAACATAAGACTTGAAAATGTAGTAGCAAAGGGTGCTTATTTTGGTTTAAACAGTGAAAATGTCTACCTTGACGGGCTGAATCTATACGGTAATTACTGCTTTGACGGTGGTAAGAACATAGAGGTACATAATTGCAGACTGCTCTCAAAGGACAGCTTCTGGAATACTGAAGATGTGGTAATCTATGATTCATTTATAGTTGGAGAGTATTTCGGCTGGAATTCTAAAAATATAACGCTAATTAACTGTACAGTAGAGAGTTTACAGGGATTCTGTTATATAGAAAACCTTGTCATGAAGAACTGTAAGCTTGTCAATACAGCTCTTGCCTTTGAGTATTCCACTGTAGATGTAGAAATCACAGGGAAGATTGACAGCGTCTTCAATCCAAAAGGAGGAACTATAAAGGCTAAGGAGATAGGAACTCTGATTATGGATGGTGACAATATAAATCCTGATGATACCAAGATAATAGTTGAAGGAGAGGCTCCAAAGCCTGTAACTCTTGCAGAGGTTGAGCTTATTTCAGGCGAAGGAAGGGAGACCGAGCTTAGAAGAAGGGGTTAA